In Methanoregula sp., the sequence ACATCGTAACTGCTGTGACGGTACAGGATCGCGGCGGCAAGGTCCTCTTCCGGCAGGAGATTGACCAAGCTGTCCTGCAGAACCATGCCGATGGTAACCGCTCTCGGGTACTTTGCAACCCGTTCCCCTCCCTGCGCCAGAATAAAATCATGCGCAGATGAGAGATCCGCAACGCCGAAATTATCCACGCCGAGGGTGTGGGCAAGCGACCGGATTTGTTCGTCAATATCATCTGACATCGTTATGTACCTGAGGTCTATAGGATAATTTCAGGATAGTGGTCGGTCTTAAGGATTCTCCATCACAAAGAACGTGTACCCGTAGTACCGCTTATACTTCCGGTACATGTCCGCTTCGTGCTCCAAGGCATCGAGGAGCGCAGCATTGCCGGGATCCAGCCCGTGTGTCTTTCGGAATTCTGCAATCCGGGCAAGCATCGGGACATGGTAGTTCTCCCACCACCCGGATTCCGGCAGCCGGTACGTTGCAACAAGGCGGAGCCCGGCCCGCTTGATCCGCTCCTTCATCTCCTCTTCAGGCACGGGGACGTATCCCTCACTCTCCCACCATTTCATGAGCTCTTCCGGGGGATTGGGCTCGAACCAGTTGGCATCTGATACGACCATGTAGCCGCCTTTTTTCAAGAGCGGTTTCCAGAGGTTGAGGCCCTTCTCAAAGCCGACAATGAAGATAGCTCCCTCCGACCAGATGAGGTCGAACTGTCCCGGATCAAAGGGGAGGGAATCCATCGAAGCGCAAACGGTTTTGATTCGTCCCGCCGTGCCATCCTCCTTTGCTTTTTTGCTGACCGCATCGAGAAATGGCTGGTGGTTGTCAACCGCAGTGATGGAACTGGAAGTCAGTGCGGCAAGGTCCCGGGTCTGGGTTCCGCTCCCGCACCCGATATCAAGGACCCGTGCCCCCGGGGGGAGGGGGGGAAGATATGAAAATGCTTTCCTTGTTGCACCCGAACACCCCGGGCCCTGCCGGGGGAGGGATTCGAATACCTTGTAAAAAAACGGTGGTAATGACATGATACTCTCAAAATTGGACTGAGGGTTTTGAGTGCTTTGTGGTCGGCAGGATATAACCAGACAATAATCCTCATCTCCCGGCAGATCCAACCATTTCTTCCATGAGCGGGGAGAAAGAGAAGCGGGTCCTTCTGGTAGTCGCCTCACTTGCATCCTTCCTTGTCCCGTATACCGTCTCTTCCCTGAATGTTGCACTGCCAGCC encodes:
- a CDS encoding class I SAM-dependent methyltransferase, with product MSLPPFFYKVFESLPRQGPGCSGATRKAFSYLPPLPPGARVLDIGCGSGTQTRDLAALTSSSITAVDNHQPFLDAVSKKAKEDGTAGRIKTVCASMDSLPFDPGQFDLIWSEGAIFIVGFEKGLNLWKPLLKKGGYMVVSDANWFEPNPPEELMKWWESEGYVPVPEEEMKERIKRAGLRLVATYRLPESGWWENYHVPMLARIAEFRKTHGLDPGNAALLDALEHEADMYRKYKRYYGYTFFVMENP